The sequence GGACTCAATCTTAATACCATACTCCTTGACGACGTCTCCCCTAATATGCCAGAGATAGGGCTCACACCATAAGGGTAAACAATAGACTTTCCCATCTATGGTATGCCCCTTTAAAGAGGCTTCGAAAAAGTCGTTCCTACCAATCTCATTTATAACATCGTCCAGCGGAAGCAACAACCTTCTTTCCGGCTTTTCAGCAGCCAGAGCCTCTGGAGCCCATAAGGATACATCGGGCGGATCTCCAGCCTCAACCGCCGCAGTAAGCTTAGAGTAAATTTCGGTGAAGGGTAACTGCGATATCTCAACCTCGACGCCTCTCTTCTCAGCCCACTCTAAAGTTTTATCCCGCACATAATTATTGAGATCCTCAATAAACGTCATCCTATACCATACCCTTAACTTCGGCTTCTCCTTAGGCTGAAGATAATAATATGTTGCGCCACCAATCGCTGCCGCCGCAGCTATAGCACCAACCGCAGCGATATACTTCCTTCTAGAAATTTTCTTCTCGGACACAAATCTCACCATTTCATTATAATTTTAGAAAAGATTTATATGTTTTTTGGAAATATTTAAGAAATCCGAGTTTTAAATTAATGTTTCTTCGAAATTCCCAAAAATTTTATATCGTTCTTTCTAGTCTAAGATTTTTTGGTGCGCCATGGCCAAGGTTATTATTAAGAACCTAGTGAAGCGTTTTGGCAATGTTATAGCTGTAAAGAATTTAAGCCTTGAGGTGAAGGACAGAGAGTTTCTGGTTCTTCTTGGGCCCTCCGGCTGTGGTAAAACAACGACTCTTAGGTGCATCGCTGGGCTAGAATATCCGGATGAGGGAGAAATCTATATAGGGGATAAACTGGTGAATGATCTTCCCCCAAAGGACAGGGATATAGCCATGGTCTTTCAGAGCTACGCCCTATACCCGCACATGAGCGTCTTCGACAACATAGCTTTCCCTCTAAAAATAAGAAAATTCCCTAGAGACGAGATAGAGAAGAGGGTGAAGGAAGTAGCCGAGATGCTTAGAATAAGCCACCTGCTGGATAGAAAACCTAAACAGCTTAGCGGTGGAGAGAGACAGAGGGTAGCATTAGGTAGAGCGATCGTGAGGAAGCCACAAGTCTTCCTCATGGATGAGCCGTTAAGCAATCTAGACGCTAAGCTCAGAGTTTACATGAGAGCTGAACTAAAAAAGCTTCAGAAGGAGCTGGGGGTTACCACAGTATACGTTACACATGACCAAGTTGAGGCGATGACTATGGCTGATAAAATTGCAATAATGAACCTTGGCGTTCTACAGCAGGTTGGAACCGCATACGAAGTATATCATCATCCAAGCAACCTCTTCGTTGCAGGCTTTATAGGAAGCCCGCCAATGAACTTCATAAACTGCACATTAAAGGAAAAGGACGGCTTATGCATACTGGACTCCGGGGAATTTGCGCTCACGCTCCCAGACGATTTGGGAAAGATGGTTAGGGAGAAAGCTTCCTCTCCAGAGATCGTGTTAGGGGTTAGGCCGGAAGATATTGAAGTGTACAGAGATCGAAAAGTGAAGGGTTCGATCAAGGGAGAAGTTTATGTTACGGAACCTATGGGAAACGAAATAATAATCGATGTAACGGTTGGAAACGAGATAATAAAGGTGAGAGCGCCAGCAGAAGTAAACGTCGACATAGGCGACGAGATCTGGCTAGCCTTCAAAATGGATAAAATCCATGTATTCGACAAGAAAACCGAAGAAGCGATCATATAGGATAGCATAAACATTTTTAAATTATTTATTTAAAGGTTTTAGAGAATTATTTTTTATAGTGCTAACGTAGGATTTTTATAGAGCCTACTTTTGCGATTTTTTGCAGTTTGGACAGAATACAGCGTCTGCCGGGATGTTTTTGTTGCAGAATTTGCATTTCCTTTCCATGAAGGGTAGTAGCGTAGTGATCCCCTCTTTTTTGCCTTCACTCTTCTTTGCGATCAATATTCCTAACT comes from Candidatus Bathyarchaeia archaeon and encodes:
- a CDS encoding ABC transporter ATP-binding protein, with protein sequence MAKVIIKNLVKRFGNVIAVKNLSLEVKDREFLVLLGPSGCGKTTTLRCIAGLEYPDEGEIYIGDKLVNDLPPKDRDIAMVFQSYALYPHMSVFDNIAFPLKIRKFPRDEIEKRVKEVAEMLRISHLLDRKPKQLSGGERQRVALGRAIVRKPQVFLMDEPLSNLDAKLRVYMRAELKKLQKELGVTTVYVTHDQVEAMTMADKIAIMNLGVLQQVGTAYEVYHHPSNLFVAGFIGSPPMNFINCTLKEKDGLCILDSGEFALTLPDDLGKMVREKASSPEIVLGVRPEDIEVYRDRKVKGSIKGEVYVTEPMGNEIIIDVTVGNEIIKVRAPAEVNVDIGDEIWLAFKMDKIHVFDKKTEEAII